One region of Catenuloplanes indicus genomic DNA includes:
- a CDS encoding ABC transporter permease, translating into MSVAALRSRTSAPPPRRAPRRRWLPYLLLLPAGLWLLIFFVIPLVQLGATSLYDPAGSLTTGYAMTWEFGNYPVAFEAYQWHFLRSLGYAAAATAICLLLGYPLAYAIAHRAGRWKNLMLVGVIAPFFTSFLVRTLAWKTILSDNGVIVEALRAVHLLGADGRLLATPAAVIMGLVYNFLPFMVLPLYANLERLDPRVLEAASDLYAGPVSTFWRVTLPLSMPGVVAGTLLTFIPAAGDYINAELLGTPRQYMIGNVIDSAFLVRLDYPQAAALSFLLMAAVLAIVFVYVRRSGTEEVL; encoded by the coding sequence ATGAGCGTCGCCGCTCTCCGGTCCCGGACCTCGGCGCCCCCGCCCCGCCGCGCCCCACGGCGCAGGTGGCTGCCGTACCTGCTGCTGCTCCCCGCGGGGCTCTGGCTGCTGATCTTCTTCGTGATCCCGCTGGTCCAGCTCGGCGCGACCAGCCTCTACGACCCGGCCGGCTCACTGACCACCGGGTACGCGATGACCTGGGAGTTCGGCAACTACCCGGTCGCGTTCGAGGCCTACCAATGGCACTTCCTCCGGTCGCTCGGCTACGCCGCCGCGGCCACCGCGATCTGCCTGCTGCTCGGTTACCCGCTGGCCTACGCGATCGCGCACCGCGCCGGCCGGTGGAAGAACCTGATGCTGGTCGGCGTGATCGCGCCGTTCTTCACCAGCTTCCTGGTCCGCACGCTCGCCTGGAAGACGATCCTGTCCGACAACGGCGTGATCGTCGAGGCGCTGCGCGCGGTGCACCTGCTCGGCGCGGACGGCCGGCTGCTGGCCACACCCGCCGCGGTGATCATGGGACTGGTCTACAACTTCCTGCCGTTCATGGTGCTGCCGCTCTACGCGAACCTGGAACGGCTCGACCCGCGCGTGCTGGAGGCCGCGAGCGACCTCTACGCCGGGCCGGTCAGCACGTTCTGGCGGGTGACGCTGCCGCTGAGCATGCCCGGCGTGGTGGCCGGCACGCTGCTCACGTTCATCCCGGCGGCCGGCGACTACATCAACGCGGAACTGCTCGGCACGCCCCGGCAATACATGATCGGCAACGTGATCGACTCGGCGTTCCTGGTCCGGCTGGACTACCCGCAGGCGGCCGCGCTCTCGTTCCTGCTGATGGCCGCGGTCCTGGCCATCGTGTTCGTCTACGTGCGCCGCTCCGGCACGGAGGAGGTGCTGTGA
- a CDS encoding ABC transporter ATP-binding protein: MSVDGEGLRLTGVTKRFGQFTAVDDLTLTIPQGAFFALLGASGCGKTTTLRMVAGLEEPTAGQITLGGTDITRLRPYRRPVNTVFQSYALFPHLNITENVAFGLRRKGVKNVKPQVEAMLSLVELAGFGNRRPAQLSGGQQQRVALARALINHPQVLLLDEPLGALDLKLRRQMQIELKRIQTEVGITFVHVTHDQEEAMTMADTVAVMNAGRIEQLGVPAEIYEFPATPFVANFLGQSNLLAASGGGRSGDDLLVTAHGARFSVPAARSRATGDEVYLGVRPEKMTLLADGAVPSGFQHVTGTVTDSSYVGVSTQYLVRTAWDTELSVFAPNVGVGGPLPNGTEVTVAWNPAHAFLLDRAPGAGDSTHTLVDAV; encoded by the coding sequence ATGAGTGTTGACGGCGAGGGTCTGCGCCTGACCGGCGTGACCAAGCGGTTCGGGCAGTTCACCGCGGTGGACGACCTGACGCTGACCATCCCGCAGGGCGCGTTCTTCGCGCTGCTCGGCGCGTCCGGCTGCGGCAAGACCACCACGCTGCGGATGGTGGCCGGGCTGGAGGAGCCCACGGCCGGGCAGATCACGCTGGGCGGCACCGACATCACCCGGCTCCGGCCGTATCGGCGGCCGGTCAACACCGTGTTCCAGAGCTACGCGCTGTTCCCGCACCTGAACATCACCGAGAACGTGGCGTTCGGCCTGCGGCGCAAGGGCGTGAAGAACGTCAAGCCGCAGGTCGAGGCGATGCTGTCGCTGGTCGAGCTGGCCGGTTTCGGCAACCGCCGCCCGGCCCAGCTCTCGGGCGGCCAGCAGCAGCGCGTCGCGCTGGCCCGCGCACTGATCAACCACCCGCAGGTGCTGCTGCTCGACGAACCGCTCGGCGCGCTGGACCTGAAGCTGCGCCGGCAGATGCAGATCGAGCTCAAACGCATCCAGACCGAGGTCGGCATCACGTTCGTGCACGTCACGCACGACCAGGAGGAGGCCATGACGATGGCCGACACGGTCGCGGTGATGAACGCGGGGCGGATCGAACAGCTCGGCGTGCCGGCCGAGATCTACGAGTTCCCGGCCACGCCGTTCGTGGCGAACTTCCTCGGCCAGTCCAACCTGCTGGCCGCGTCCGGCGGCGGGCGCAGCGGCGACGACCTGCTGGTCACCGCGCACGGCGCGCGGTTCAGCGTGCCGGCCGCCCGGTCCCGGGCCACCGGCGACGAGGTCTACCTGGGCGTCCGGCCGGAGAAGATGACGTTGCTGGCCGACGGCGCCGTACCGAGCGGGTTCCAGCACGTCACCGGCACCGTCACCGACTCCTCCTACGTGGGCGTCAGCACGCAGTACCTGGTCCGGACCGCGTGGGACACCGAGCTGTCCGTCTTCGCGCCGAACGTCGGCGTGGGCGGCCCGCTGCCGAACGGCACCGAGGTCACGGTCGCCTGGAACCCCGCGCACGCATTCCTGCTCGACCGCGCACCCGGCGCGGGCGACTCGACCCACACGCTGGTGGACGCGGTATGA
- a CDS encoding ABC transporter substrate-binding protein, whose product MRKSPRAPLSPEASAVLSAFAVSRRTLMRGALASSALALTACGTQGQQQSEDTCVSEDLSGTEKKLSFSNWPLYLDVDAQDESKHPTLDAFTAQTGIAVTYTEDINDNNEFFGKVQNQLAGCQPTNRDIVVLTDWMGARLIRLGWLQKLDVSKLPNVQANLLSSLRNRAFDPAGEYSIPWQGGLSGLAYNAAVTGEIRTVDELLTRPDLKGRVTAFAEMRDTIGLLLQSNGHDPSNFTAAQFDDALAKLQKAVDSGQIRRFTGNDYATELAGGDIAACMAWSGDVIQLSAEDEKVRFVIPESGVIQYSDDMMVPNKATHKANAEALMNYYYDPAVAAEVAAYVNYICPVEGARAEAEKTDPELAANPLIFPDESVTSKAKGFMALDEATEKAYEQKFQAVIGA is encoded by the coding sequence ATGCGTAAGTCACCCCGTGCACCGTTGTCGCCGGAGGCGTCGGCGGTCCTCTCCGCCTTCGCGGTCTCCCGGCGCACGCTGATGCGGGGCGCGCTGGCCTCGTCCGCGCTGGCGCTGACCGCGTGCGGCACCCAGGGGCAGCAGCAGAGCGAGGACACCTGCGTCAGCGAGGACCTCTCCGGCACCGAGAAGAAGCTCTCCTTCTCCAACTGGCCGCTGTACCTCGACGTCGACGCCCAGGACGAGTCGAAGCACCCGACGCTGGACGCGTTCACCGCGCAGACCGGCATCGCGGTCACCTACACCGAGGACATCAACGACAACAACGAATTCTTCGGTAAGGTGCAGAACCAGCTCGCCGGCTGCCAGCCGACGAATCGCGACATCGTGGTGCTCACCGACTGGATGGGCGCGCGGCTGATCCGGCTCGGCTGGCTGCAGAAGCTGGATGTCAGCAAGCTGCCGAACGTACAGGCGAATCTGCTCTCGTCGCTGCGCAACCGGGCGTTCGACCCTGCGGGCGAATACTCGATCCCGTGGCAGGGCGGCCTGTCCGGCCTGGCCTACAACGCGGCGGTCACCGGTGAGATCCGCACCGTGGACGAGCTGCTCACCCGGCCCGACCTGAAGGGCCGGGTGACCGCGTTCGCCGAGATGCGGGACACGATCGGCCTGCTGCTGCAATCCAACGGGCACGACCCGTCGAACTTCACCGCGGCGCAGTTCGACGACGCGCTCGCCAAGCTGCAGAAGGCGGTCGACTCCGGGCAGATCCGCCGGTTCACCGGCAACGATTACGCCACCGAGCTGGCCGGCGGTGACATCGCGGCCTGCATGGCGTGGTCCGGCGACGTCATTCAGCTCTCCGCCGAGGACGAGAAAGTGCGCTTCGTCATTCCGGAGTCCGGCGTCATCCAATATTCGGACGACATGATGGTGCCGAACAAGGCGACGCACAAGGCGAACGCCGAGGCGCTGATGAATTATTACTACGACCCGGCCGTGGCCGCCGAGGTCGCCGCCTATGTGAACTACATCTGCCCGGTGGAGGGCGCGCGGGCCGAGGCGGAGAAGACCGATCCGGAGCTCGCGGCGAATCCGCTCATCTTCCCGGACGAGTCCGTCACGTCCAAGGCGAAGGGTTTCATGGCGCTCGACGAGGCGACCGAGAAGGCGTACGAGCAGAAGTTCCAGGCCGTCATCGGCGCTTGA
- a CDS encoding Lrp/AsnC family transcriptional regulator, producing the protein MAQSTPAGNGRRITVREGHSLLDDVAKQIIEQLQEDGRRPYAAIGKAVGLSEAAVRQRVQRLLDAGVMQIVAVTDPLQLGFPRQAMIGVRTTGDLQAIADRLAELDECSYVVITAGSFEIMAEVVCRNDDHLLEILQRIRTVEGVLSTEAFVYLKLRKQTYSWGTA; encoded by the coding sequence ATGGCCCAGAGCACACCGGCGGGTAACGGCCGGCGCATCACGGTACGCGAGGGGCATTCGTTGCTCGACGACGTGGCCAAGCAGATCATCGAGCAGCTGCAGGAGGACGGGCGCCGGCCGTACGCGGCGATCGGCAAGGCGGTCGGGCTGTCCGAGGCCGCGGTCCGGCAACGGGTGCAGCGCCTGCTCGACGCGGGTGTGATGCAGATCGTCGCGGTCACCGACCCGCTCCAGCTGGGCTTCCCGCGACAGGCCATGATCGGCGTCCGGACCACCGGGGACCTCCAGGCGATCGCGGACCGGCTGGCCGAGCTGGACGAGTGCAGCTACGTGGTGATCACCGCCGGATCGTTCGAGATCATGGCGGAGGTGGTCTGCCGTAACGACGACCATCTGCTGGAGATCCTCCAACGGATCCGGACGGTGGAGGGCGTGCTCTCCACCGAGGCGTTCGTCTACCTCAAACTACGGAAACAGACCTACAGCTGGGGTACGGCATAG
- a CDS encoding aspartate aminotransferase family protein has translation MGTPTDHLWMHFTRMSSFRGGEVPTIVRGEGSYVWDSRGRRYLDGIAGLFTVNAGHGRTELAEAAAKQAAELAYFPLWGVAHPTAIELSERIAGLAPGDLNRVFFTTGGSEAVETAWKLARAYFRKTGKPAKHKVISRYLAYHGTTMGALSITGLPAIKTDFEPLVTGGVKTANTNIYRAPVYGDDPEAFGIWAADEIARAIEREGADTVAAVFLEPVQNAGGCFPPPPGYFQRVREICDRYDVLLVSDEVISAWGRLGDWFGALRYGYQPDIITTAKALTSGYSPLGATIASDRLIEPFLRDGVAFLHGITFGGHPVSSAVALANIDLMAREDLNGHVRANEAAFRATLSKLNDLPIVGDVRGDGYFYGIELVKDKTTRETFDDAESERLLRGFLSDALFEAGLYCRADDRGDPVVQLAPPLTAGQAEFDEMERILRAVLTEAYGRI, from the coding sequence ATGGGCACGCCGACCGACCATCTCTGGATGCACTTCACCCGGATGTCCAGCTTCCGCGGCGGCGAGGTGCCCACCATCGTGCGCGGCGAGGGCTCGTACGTGTGGGACTCCCGCGGTCGCCGCTACCTCGACGGCATCGCCGGCCTGTTCACCGTCAACGCCGGTCACGGCCGCACCGAGCTGGCCGAGGCCGCCGCGAAGCAGGCCGCGGAGCTGGCGTACTTCCCGCTCTGGGGCGTCGCCCACCCGACCGCGATCGAGCTTTCCGAGCGGATCGCCGGGCTCGCCCCCGGCGACCTCAACCGCGTGTTCTTCACCACCGGCGGCTCCGAGGCGGTGGAGACCGCGTGGAAGCTGGCCCGGGCGTACTTCCGGAAGACCGGCAAGCCGGCCAAGCACAAGGTGATCAGCCGCTACCTGGCGTACCACGGCACCACGATGGGCGCGCTCTCGATCACCGGCCTGCCCGCGATCAAGACCGACTTCGAGCCGCTGGTCACCGGCGGCGTCAAGACCGCGAACACGAACATCTACCGCGCGCCGGTGTACGGCGACGACCCCGAGGCGTTCGGCATCTGGGCCGCGGACGAGATCGCGCGCGCGATCGAACGGGAGGGCGCGGACACGGTCGCCGCGGTGTTCCTGGAGCCGGTGCAGAACGCGGGCGGTTGCTTCCCGCCGCCGCCCGGCTACTTCCAGCGGGTCCGGGAGATCTGCGACCGGTACGACGTGCTGCTCGTCTCGGACGAGGTGATCAGCGCGTGGGGGCGGCTCGGCGACTGGTTCGGTGCGCTGCGCTACGGCTACCAGCCGGACATCATCACCACCGCGAAGGCGCTGACCTCGGGCTACTCGCCGCTCGGTGCCACGATCGCCAGTGATCGGCTGATCGAGCCGTTCCTGCGTGACGGCGTGGCGTTCCTGCACGGCATCACGTTCGGCGGGCACCCGGTCTCGTCCGCGGTCGCGCTCGCCAACATCGACCTGATGGCCCGGGAGGACCTGAACGGGCACGTCCGGGCGAACGAGGCGGCGTTCCGGGCCACCCTGTCCAAGCTCAACGATCTGCCGATCGTGGGTGACGTGCGCGGCGACGGGTACTTCTACGGCATCGAGCTGGTCAAGGACAAGACGACGCGGGAGACGTTCGACGACGCGGAGTCGGAGCGGCTGCTGCGGGGGTTCCTGTCCGACGCGCTGTTCGAGGCCGGGCTCTACTGCCGCGCCGACGACCGCGGCGACCCGGTGGTCCAGCTCGCGCCGCCGCTGACCGCGGGCCAGGCCGAGTTCGACGAGATGGAGCGCATCCTGCGCGCGGTGCTCACCGAGGCGTACGGCCGGATCTGA
- a CDS encoding immune inhibitor A domain-containing protein, which yields MAAIAALPLVALLPALPASAEPGGTIEPYANDMRTLDQEKAKGFTRDFEVSTQARRSATTAAAATPPVGTVRAWPALDDAQGRLYLKEYTLRGVGDKIEVWVANDRSFPEGDCRNPTDPVAITDTQVADLVNEFDTNMFPKESAAFSTPPDRDGTNSQIEGLEFTGDGDKTVTLVDNVRDDNFYDFPVATTYIAGFHSSQFNDLTDRNVMTIDAFDWAHRTGANPPNEPTDDVCTSRPARPRSYEGTFAHEWQHLAENYADPGETTWLDEGLADFAQFLVGYSNTAATVYEPGYDGHLACFQGFGSVQTQYNVNPRDCGGPENSLNLWGENPNPAAVLADYGNAYEFMQFLYDRYGLGIITALHRDAELQGLASVAAEVKKRGVKDLYQLIHDYQSMVLLDKIVGGRWGVSLGVPKNRVTSKSLNSTVNLANPNANVTPGAAPNGADYVLLQDRNGKALKGKDLRSVQFTGATTLPTQPLEWTLVNDGGDSVLFSGNENNTDAAAVFEATVPAASPSLTFDAKYGAEAGYDYGYVSVSTDGGQTYTIIPGDRTVDAPLGPGLNGTTDGYQPHSYDLSAYAGQSVLISIRYVSDGGVNEGGLLVDDIAVGGTLISDGSSLDPFDSPSEVSPTPVDNWNVKLIGIDEKLGISWQFEYDGKSSLKLGQLSTLLLAAFPKVVAVVAYDEPTEQIQQYAPYTLTVNGVVQPGGAPLS from the coding sequence GTGGCCGCCATAGCGGCACTGCCGCTCGTTGCCCTGCTTCCGGCGCTGCCGGCCTCGGCCGAGCCCGGCGGGACGATCGAGCCCTACGCGAACGACATGCGGACGCTGGATCAGGAGAAGGCGAAGGGCTTCACGCGCGACTTCGAGGTCTCGACGCAGGCCAGGAGGAGTGCGACCACCGCCGCCGCGGCGACGCCACCGGTCGGCACGGTGCGCGCCTGGCCGGCCCTCGACGACGCCCAGGGCCGGCTGTACCTGAAGGAATACACACTTCGCGGTGTGGGCGACAAGATCGAGGTCTGGGTCGCCAACGACCGCTCCTTCCCCGAGGGCGACTGCCGCAACCCGACCGACCCGGTCGCGATCACCGATACGCAGGTCGCGGACCTGGTCAACGAGTTCGACACGAACATGTTCCCGAAGGAGAGCGCGGCGTTCAGCACGCCGCCGGACCGGGACGGGACGAACTCGCAGATCGAGGGCCTTGAGTTCACCGGTGACGGCGACAAGACCGTGACGCTGGTGGACAACGTCCGGGACGACAACTTCTACGACTTCCCGGTGGCCACCACCTATATCGCCGGCTTCCACTCGTCGCAGTTCAACGACCTCACCGACCGCAACGTCATGACGATCGACGCGTTCGACTGGGCGCACCGCACCGGTGCCAACCCGCCGAACGAGCCGACCGACGACGTCTGCACCAGCCGCCCGGCCCGGCCGCGCTCCTACGAGGGCACGTTCGCGCACGAGTGGCAGCACCTCGCGGAGAACTACGCCGACCCGGGCGAGACCACCTGGCTCGACGAGGGCCTGGCCGACTTCGCGCAGTTCCTCGTCGGCTACTCGAACACGGCGGCGACGGTCTACGAGCCCGGCTACGACGGGCACCTGGCCTGCTTCCAGGGCTTCGGCAGCGTGCAGACGCAGTACAACGTCAACCCGCGCGACTGCGGCGGCCCGGAGAACTCGCTCAACCTGTGGGGTGAGAACCCGAACCCGGCGGCGGTGCTCGCCGACTACGGCAACGCCTACGAGTTCATGCAGTTCCTCTACGACCGGTACGGGCTGGGGATCATCACCGCGCTGCACCGCGACGCGGAGCTGCAGGGCCTGGCCAGCGTGGCGGCGGAGGTCAAGAAGCGCGGCGTCAAGGATCTGTACCAGCTCATCCACGACTATCAGTCGATGGTGCTGCTGGACAAGATCGTCGGTGGCCGGTGGGGCGTCTCGCTCGGCGTCCCGAAGAACCGGGTGACCAGCAAGAGCCTCAACTCCACGGTCAACCTGGCGAACCCGAACGCGAACGTCACGCCCGGCGCCGCACCCAACGGCGCGGACTACGTGCTGCTGCAGGACCGCAACGGCAAGGCGCTGAAGGGCAAGGACCTGCGCTCGGTGCAGTTCACCGGCGCGACGACGCTGCCCACCCAGCCGCTGGAGTGGACCCTGGTCAACGACGGCGGCGACTCGGTGCTCTTCTCCGGCAACGAGAACAACACCGACGCGGCCGCCGTGTTCGAGGCGACCGTCCCGGCGGCGTCGCCGTCGCTGACCTTCGACGCCAAGTACGGCGCCGAGGCCGGCTACGACTACGGGTACGTCTCCGTGTCCACGGACGGCGGCCAGACGTACACGATCATCCCCGGTGACCGGACGGTCGACGCCCCGCTCGGCCCCGGCCTGAACGGCACCACCGACGGTTATCAGCCGCACAGCTACGACCTGTCGGCCTACGCCGGCCAGTCGGTGCTGATCAGCATCCGGTACGTGTCCGACGGTGGCGTCAACGAGGGCGGTCTGCTCGTCGACGACATCGCGGTCGGCGGCACGCTGATCAGCGACGGCTCCAGCCTCGACCCGTTCGACTCGCCGTCCGAGGTCTCCCCGACCCCGGTCGACAACTGGAACGTCAAGCTGATCGGCATCGACGAGAAGCTCGGCATCTCCTGGCAGTTCGAGTACGACGGGAAGAGCTCGCTGAAGCTCGGCCAGCTCTCCACGCTGCTGCTCGCCGCCTTCCCGAAGGTGGTCGCGGTCGTCGCCTACGACGAGCCCACCGAGCAGATCCAGCAGTACGCGCCCTACACCCTCACGGTGAACGGCGTCGTGCAGCCGGGCGGCGCCCCGCTCTCCTGA
- a CDS encoding DUF3499 domain-containing protein, which translates to MRSPRRCSRNGCPRQAVATLTYVYTESTAVVGPLSAFAEPHTYDLCEPHARSLTAPRGWELVRHEGEFTPPPPTTDDLVALAEAVREAARPVQPRPEEYEQKPAPGQPGPQTGRRGHLRVIPPA; encoded by the coding sequence GTGAGGTCACCACGGCGTTGCTCCCGGAACGGCTGCCCCCGGCAGGCCGTAGCGACGTTGACCTATGTCTACACGGAGTCCACGGCCGTGGTCGGCCCGCTCTCCGCGTTCGCCGAGCCGCATACGTACGACCTGTGCGAGCCGCATGCCCGCAGCCTGACCGCGCCGCGCGGCTGGGAGCTGGTCCGGCACGAGGGCGAGTTCACGCCGCCGCCGCCGACCACGGACGATCTGGTCGCGCTGGCCGAGGCGGTGCGCGAGGCGGCCCGGCCGGTGCAGCCGCGGCCGGAGGAGTACGAGCAGAAGCCCGCGCCGGGGCAGCCCGGCCCGCAGACCGGGCGCCGCGGGCACCTGCGTGTCATCCCGCCGGCCTGA
- a CDS encoding metallopeptidase family protein, which yields MPATVPLARTKAEIFDDLVLDTVESLERRYAKELAGVEFAVEDVPPDLNVYDSDVLEDGEVPLARLLPGRPGRQEVPPRIVLYRRPLEFRAMDRDDLADLVHDVIIEQVANLLGVDPDELSS from the coding sequence GTGCCCGCCACCGTGCCGCTGGCCCGCACCAAGGCGGAGATCTTCGACGACCTCGTACTGGACACGGTCGAAAGCCTGGAGCGGCGGTACGCGAAGGAGCTGGCCGGCGTCGAGTTCGCGGTCGAGGACGTGCCGCCGGACCTGAACGTCTACGACAGCGACGTGCTGGAGGACGGCGAGGTGCCGCTGGCCCGGCTGCTGCCCGGCCGCCCCGGCCGGCAGGAGGTGCCGCCGCGGATCGTCCTCTACCGCCGGCCGCTGGAGTTCCGCGCGATGGACCGCGACGACCTGGCCGACCTGGTACACGACGTGATCATCGAGCAGGTGGCGAACCTGCTCGGTGTCGACCCGGACGAGCTCTCCTCGTAA
- a CDS encoding WhiB family transcriptional regulator: MDGQVEVADLLGDAPEWQERALCSQTDPEAFFPEKGGSTREAKRICGRCEVKGECLEYALGHDERFGIWGGLSERERRKLKRRAA; encoded by the coding sequence ATGGACGGCCAAGTGGAAGTGGCCGACCTGCTCGGGGATGCGCCGGAGTGGCAGGAGCGGGCACTGTGCTCGCAGACCGACCCGGAGGCGTTCTTCCCCGAGAAGGGGGGATCGACGCGGGAGGCGAAGCGGATCTGTGGCCGCTGCGAGGTCAAGGGCGAGTGCCTGGAGTACGCGCTCGGCCACGACGAGCGGTTCGGCATCTGGGGTGGACTCTCCGAGCGGGAGCGTCGCAAGCTCAAGCGCCGCGCGGCCTGA
- a CDS encoding bifunctional FO biosynthesis protein CofGH, protein MAETAFGEEQPTEASIRRALRRAADGKSLDADEATTLLAARGEQLDELLAIAGGIRDAGLREAGRPGVVTFSKKVFIPLTRLCRDRCHYCTFATVPHKLPAPFLDRDEVLAIAREGAAQGCKEALFTLGDAPEDRWDAARQWLDERGYDSTLDYVRACAIAVLEETGLLPHLNPGVMSWADLTRLKPVAPSMGMMLETTATRLWSEKGGPHYGSPDKEPAVRLRVLDDAGRVGVPFTTGILIGIGETRAERVDSLFAIRRTQREYHHVQEVIIQNFRAKPDTAMRGMPDAELHELAATIAVGRILFGPAMRIQAPPNLIDDEFALLLRAGIDDWGGVSPVTPDHVNPERPWPQIDELARRSAEAGFTLRERLTIYPEYVLRGEQWTDPRVAGHVAALSDPATGLAVESARPEGRPWQEPEDAFVPGGRVDLHTEIDTEGRTEDRRGDFDEVYGDWDDVAAHAARTSAGAREKLPTDVLAGLKLAAEDPGALLREEHTDAAMALFNADGSALDELARIADDLRRDAVGDDITYIVNRNINFTNVCYVGCRFCAFAQRERDADAFRLSLEQVADRAEEAWKLGAVEVCMQGGIDPKMPVSAYADIVRAVKRRVPGMHVHAYSPMEIVTAAAKAGVSVREWLTELKEAGLDTIPGTAAEILDDDVRWVLTKGKLPASAWVDVVTTAHEVGIRSSSTMMYGHVDHPRQWLQHFRVLAGIQDRTGGFTEFVALPFVHTNAPIYLAGIAKAGPTWRENRAVHAMARVLLHGRISNIQCSWVKLGDEGTVAMLNGGCNDLGGTLMEETISRMAGSDHGSARTVAQLHDIAAKAGRPARQRTTAYGRV, encoded by the coding sequence ATGGCCGAGACAGCATTCGGGGAAGAGCAGCCGACCGAGGCGAGCATCCGGCGCGCGCTGCGCCGCGCCGCCGACGGCAAGTCCCTCGACGCGGACGAGGCGACCACGCTGCTCGCCGCCCGTGGTGAGCAGCTCGACGAGCTGCTGGCGATCGCCGGTGGCATCCGCGACGCGGGCCTGCGTGAGGCCGGCCGCCCGGGCGTGGTGACGTTCTCGAAGAAGGTCTTCATCCCGCTGACCCGGCTCTGCCGGGACCGCTGTCACTACTGCACGTTCGCCACCGTGCCGCACAAGCTCCCCGCGCCGTTCCTGGACCGCGACGAGGTGCTGGCGATCGCCCGGGAGGGCGCGGCCCAGGGCTGCAAGGAAGCACTGTTCACCCTGGGCGACGCGCCGGAGGACCGGTGGGACGCGGCCCGGCAGTGGCTGGACGAGCGCGGCTACGACTCCACCCTGGACTACGTGCGGGCCTGCGCGATCGCGGTGCTGGAGGAGACCGGCCTGCTGCCGCACCTGAACCCGGGCGTGATGTCCTGGGCCGACCTGACCAGGCTCAAGCCGGTCGCGCCGAGCATGGGCATGATGCTGGAGACCACGGCCACCCGGCTGTGGTCGGAGAAGGGCGGCCCGCACTACGGCTCGCCGGACAAGGAGCCGGCGGTCCGGCTGCGCGTGCTGGACGACGCGGGCCGGGTCGGCGTGCCGTTCACCACCGGCATCCTGATCGGCATCGGCGAGACGCGCGCGGAGCGGGTCGACTCGCTGTTCGCGATCCGCCGCACCCAGCGTGAGTACCACCACGTGCAGGAAGTCATCATCCAGAACTTCCGCGCGAAGCCGGACACCGCGATGCGCGGCATGCCGGACGCGGAGCTGCACGAGCTGGCCGCCACGATCGCGGTCGGCCGCATCCTGTTCGGCCCGGCGATGCGCATCCAGGCCCCGCCGAACCTGATCGACGACGAGTTCGCGCTGCTGCTGCGGGCCGGCATCGACGACTGGGGCGGCGTCTCCCCGGTGACGCCGGACCACGTGAACCCGGAGCGCCCCTGGCCGCAGATCGACGAGCTGGCCCGGCGCAGCGCCGAGGCCGGCTTCACGCTGCGCGAGCGGCTGACGATCTACCCGGAGTACGTGCTGCGCGGCGAGCAGTGGACGGATCCGCGGGTGGCCGGGCACGTGGCCGCGTTGTCCGACCCGGCGACCGGTCTCGCGGTCGAGTCCGCGCGGCCGGAGGGCCGGCCGTGGCAGGAGCCGGAGGACGCGTTCGTCCCGGGCGGGCGGGTCGATCTGCACACCGAGATCGACACGGAGGGCCGCACCGAGGACCGGCGCGGCGACTTCGACGAGGTGTACGGCGACTGGGACGACGTGGCCGCGCACGCCGCGCGCACCTCGGCCGGGGCGCGGGAGAAGCTGCCGACCGACGTGCTGGCCGGGCTGAAGCTGGCCGCCGAGGACCCGGGCGCGCTGCTCCGCGAGGAGCACACGGACGCGGCGATGGCGCTGTTCAACGCGGACGGCAGCGCGCTGGACGAGCTCGCCCGGATCGCGGACGACCTGCGCCGGGACGCGGTCGGCGACGACATCACGTACATCGTGAACCGGAACATCAACTTCACCAACGTCTGCTACGTGGGCTGCCGGTTCTGCGCGTTCGCCCAGCGCGAGCGGGACGCGGACGCGTTCCGGCTGTCCCTCGAGCAGGTCGCGGACCGAGCCGAGGAGGCCTGGAAGCTCGGCGCGGTCGAGGTCTGCATGCAGGGCGGCATCGACCCGAAGATGCCGGTCAGCGCGTACGCGGACATCGTGCGCGCGGTCAAGCGCCGGGTGCCGGGGATGCACGTGCACGCGTACTCGCCGATGGAGATCGTGACCGCGGCCGCGAAGGCGGGTGTCTCCGTGCGCGAGTGGCTGACCGAGCTGAAAGAGGCCGGCCTGGACACCATCCCGGGTACGGCCGCGGAGATCCTCGACGACGACGTGCGCTGGGTGCTGACCAAGGGCAAGCTGCCCGCGTCCGCCTGGGTCGACGTGGTCACCACCGCGCACGAGGTGGGCATCCGGTCCAGCAGCACCATGATGTACGGACACGTCGACCACCCGCGGCAGTGGCTCCAGCACTTCCGGGTGCTGGCCGGTATCCAGGACCGCACCGGCGGCTTCACCGAGTTCGTCGCGCTGCCGTTCGTGCACACGAACGCGCCGATCTACCTGGCCGGCATCGCGAAGGCCGGTCCGACGTGGCGGGAGAACCGGGCGGTGCACGCGATGGCCCGCGTCCTGCTGCACGGCCGGATCTCCAACATCCAGTGTTCCTGGGTGAAGCTGGGCGACGAGGGCACGGTCGCGATGCTCAACGGCGGCTGCAACGACCTCGGTGGCACGCTGATGGAGGAGACCATCTCCCGGATGGCCGGCTCCGACCACGGCTCCGCGCGTACCGTGGCGCAGCTGCACGACATCGCGGCGAAGGCGGGTCGCCCCGCGCGTCAACGGACCACTGCGTACGGTCGCGTCTGA